One window of the Eriocheir sinensis breed Jianghai 21 chromosome 59, ASM2467909v1, whole genome shotgun sequence genome contains the following:
- the LOC126985378 gene encoding uncharacterized protein DDB_G0271670-like isoform X2 has product MQHMLETVMNEFYETCGSGEDLSENSNVPAFSFFTTRDKLLHHFDTFTGAPFTIQRLCEIMVDPTRHYRRTDKFLRGLEKNVLVVSSIEPGSRQRRTEDPQHTLVNGLQEGGLHTPTATSPLSASPIPSLPHHPKRLSLTQSTNSVLNNTNDVYNTEMNDSENQLTVSEANGPSGLHREEQAMDDSSSDSLEPPSKKMRLEEEEEEEDEEEDEESFEERAVEPPSEKLPEVKGMACVRQAEAETESETEADGEAEAMEVEDRLNKEAEAEAKMETEEAEATGIPMEEGERTLPMPQEEEEELQEASNPATVTDSSEGAREPESHLKEEEREEEEEEEESQEEVLPSEASPEVGSSNSHPAASPSKGDEAERVLVVFSSSSSSSSRVCEEGSPDSGEGPEEGGGGQVPDVTKERESSSEAAAAEDEEDRSESPSTPEGPQQADESNRNSHEADSTSQAHGNASSSVENQAADVVDTATRAEAEVDSAVPSPPPTAEVDHSAPAAAAVESPSPSNSSSVYSTSDAAAAPAAHTTSETPSPSTATTTTTNSITTTTSTTNATTNHSTNGVSESPDSETPDPASAPDTPQDTDTENAATAATSTTSSGSGSSSSSSSMPQAAPSEGAEQEGAAAQSCDKRTLASISCSSSRPSEPDHQPTEEE; this is encoded by the exons ATGCAACACATGCTAGAAACG GTGATGAACGAATTTTATGAGACGTGTGGCAGTGGGGAGGACCTTAGTGAAAACAGTAATGTGCcggccttctctttcttcaccacACGCGACAAACTCCTACACCACTTCGACACCTTCACAGG GGCCCCGTTCACGATACAGAGGTTGTGCGAGATCATGGTTGACCCCACCAGACACTATCGCCGCACAGACAAGTTCCTGCGTGGCCTGGAGAAGAATGTCCTGGTGGTGTCTAGCATTGAGCCCGGCAGCCGACA GCGACGAACAGAAGACCCACAGCACACCTTGGTTAACGGTCTACAGGAGGGTGGGCTGCACACCCCCACTGCCACCTCCCCCTTATCagcctcccccatcccctccctaccCCACCACCCCAAGAGACTCTCCCTCACGCAGTCCACAAACTCGGTACTAAACAACACAAATG ATGTCTACAATACAGAAATGAATGACAGCGAAAACCAGTTGACTGTGTCTGAAGCCAATGGTCCCAGCGGCCTTCACAGGGAGGAGCAGGCGATGGATGACTCATCCTCAGACTCCTTAGAGCCTCCCAGCAAAAAGATGcgactagaggaggaggaagaggaggaagatgaggaggaggatgaggagtctTTTGAAGAGAGGGCAGTGGAGCCCCCATCAGAGAAGCTTCCCGAGGTGAAGGGCATGGCCTGCGTCAGACAGGCTGAGGCAGAGACGGAGTCGGAGACAGAGGCAGATGGAGAGGCAGAGGCGATGGAGGTGGAAGATAGGCTGAACAAGGAGGCAGAGGCTGAGGCTAAAATGGAGACTGAGGAAGCGGAGGCTACAGGCATCCccatggaagaaggggagaggaccTTACCGAtgccccaggaggaggaggaggagctccaGGAGGCATCCAACCCAGCGACAGTGACAGACTCTTCTGAGGGTGCCAGGGAGCCAGAGAGCcacctgaaggaggaagagagggaggaggaggaggaggaggaggagtcccaGGAGGAGGTGCTTCCCTCAGAGGCATCCCCGGAGGTGGGCTCCTCCAACAGCCACCCTGCCGCCTCCCCCTCCAAGGGGGACGAGGCTGAGAGGGTGCTGGtggtgttctcttcctcttcctcttcctcctccagggtATGTGAGGAGGGCAGCCCAGACTCAGGGGAGGGTCCTGAGGAGGGTGGTGGAGGGCAGGTGCCTGATGTGACCAAG gagagagagagcagctctgaggcagcagcagcagaagacgaggaggacaggAGTGAGTCCCCCAGCACCCCTGAGGGCCCCCAGCAAGCAGATGAGTCAAACAGGAACAGCCACGAGGCTGACAGCACCTCCCAGGCCCATGGCAACGCCAGCAGCAGTGTGGAAAACCAAGCTGCTGATGTTGTCGACACTGCCACACGTGCCGAGGCTGAGGTGGACTCTGCCGTGCCGTCTCCCCCGCCCACAGCCGAGGTGGACCACTctgcaccagcagcagcagcggtggaAAGCCCGTCCCCCTCCAACAGTTCCTCGGTGTACTCCACCTCTGACGCTGCTGCTGCACCTGCAGCCCACACTACCTCGgagaccccctccccctccactgccaccaccaccaccaccaactccatcaccaccaccacctccaccaccaatgcCACCACCAATCACAGCACCAATGGTGTGTCAGAATCACCTGATTCTGAGACACCTGATCCTGCTTCAGCCCCAGACACGCCTCAGGATACAGACACAGAGAATGCGGCCACAgcagccacctccaccaccagcagtggcagtggcagcagcagcagcagcagcagcatgccCCAGGCGGCACCCAGTGAGGGGGCTGAGCAGGAGGGCGCGGCAGCTCAGTCCTGTGACAAGCGGACCTTAGCCAGTATTAGTTGCTCAAGCTCGCGTCCCAGTGAGCCCGACCACCAACCAACGGAAGAAGAATAG
- the LOC126985378 gene encoding serine/threonine-protein phosphatase 4 regulatory subunit 2-A-like isoform X1, with the protein MENPESILEELEKFEKKTGDGASKTLEDYIHHIAKTGDTIFPWHRIRHFMQHMLETVMNEFYETCGSGEDLSENSNVPAFSFFTTRDKLLHHFDTFTGAPFTIQRLCEIMVDPTRHYRRTDKFLRGLEKNVLVVSSIEPGSRQRRTEDPQHTLVNGLQEGGLHTPTATSPLSASPIPSLPHHPKRLSLTQSTNSVLNNTNDVYNTEMNDSENQLTVSEANGPSGLHREEQAMDDSSSDSLEPPSKKMRLEEEEEEEDEEEDEESFEERAVEPPSEKLPEVKGMACVRQAEAETESETEADGEAEAMEVEDRLNKEAEAEAKMETEEAEATGIPMEEGERTLPMPQEEEEELQEASNPATVTDSSEGAREPESHLKEEEREEEEEEEESQEEVLPSEASPEVGSSNSHPAASPSKGDEAERVLVVFSSSSSSSSRVCEEGSPDSGEGPEEGGGGQVPDVTKERESSSEAAAAEDEEDRSESPSTPEGPQQADESNRNSHEADSTSQAHGNASSSVENQAADVVDTATRAEAEVDSAVPSPPPTAEVDHSAPAAAAVESPSPSNSSSVYSTSDAAAAPAAHTTSETPSPSTATTTTTNSITTTTSTTNATTNHSTNGVSESPDSETPDPASAPDTPQDTDTENAATAATSTTSSGSGSSSSSSSMPQAAPSEGAEQEGAAAQSCDKRTLASISCSSSRPSEPDHQPTEEE; encoded by the exons ATGGAGAACCCGGAGTCCATATTAGAGGAACTAGAGA AATTTGAAAAGAAGACGGGCGATGGTGCCTCCAAGACGCTGGAGGACTACATCCACCACATAGCCAAGACCGGCGACACCATATTTCCCTGGCACCGGATCCGACACTTCATGCAACACATGCTAGAAACG GTGATGAACGAATTTTATGAGACGTGTGGCAGTGGGGAGGACCTTAGTGAAAACAGTAATGTGCcggccttctctttcttcaccacACGCGACAAACTCCTACACCACTTCGACACCTTCACAGG GGCCCCGTTCACGATACAGAGGTTGTGCGAGATCATGGTTGACCCCACCAGACACTATCGCCGCACAGACAAGTTCCTGCGTGGCCTGGAGAAGAATGTCCTGGTGGTGTCTAGCATTGAGCCCGGCAGCCGACA GCGACGAACAGAAGACCCACAGCACACCTTGGTTAACGGTCTACAGGAGGGTGGGCTGCACACCCCCACTGCCACCTCCCCCTTATCagcctcccccatcccctccctaccCCACCACCCCAAGAGACTCTCCCTCACGCAGTCCACAAACTCGGTACTAAACAACACAAATG ATGTCTACAATACAGAAATGAATGACAGCGAAAACCAGTTGACTGTGTCTGAAGCCAATGGTCCCAGCGGCCTTCACAGGGAGGAGCAGGCGATGGATGACTCATCCTCAGACTCCTTAGAGCCTCCCAGCAAAAAGATGcgactagaggaggaggaagaggaggaagatgaggaggaggatgaggagtctTTTGAAGAGAGGGCAGTGGAGCCCCCATCAGAGAAGCTTCCCGAGGTGAAGGGCATGGCCTGCGTCAGACAGGCTGAGGCAGAGACGGAGTCGGAGACAGAGGCAGATGGAGAGGCAGAGGCGATGGAGGTGGAAGATAGGCTGAACAAGGAGGCAGAGGCTGAGGCTAAAATGGAGACTGAGGAAGCGGAGGCTACAGGCATCCccatggaagaaggggagaggaccTTACCGAtgccccaggaggaggaggaggagctccaGGAGGCATCCAACCCAGCGACAGTGACAGACTCTTCTGAGGGTGCCAGGGAGCCAGAGAGCcacctgaaggaggaagagagggaggaggaggaggaggaggaggagtcccaGGAGGAGGTGCTTCCCTCAGAGGCATCCCCGGAGGTGGGCTCCTCCAACAGCCACCCTGCCGCCTCCCCCTCCAAGGGGGACGAGGCTGAGAGGGTGCTGGtggtgttctcttcctcttcctcttcctcctccagggtATGTGAGGAGGGCAGCCCAGACTCAGGGGAGGGTCCTGAGGAGGGTGGTGGAGGGCAGGTGCCTGATGTGACCAAG gagagagagagcagctctgaggcagcagcagcagaagacgaggaggacaggAGTGAGTCCCCCAGCACCCCTGAGGGCCCCCAGCAAGCAGATGAGTCAAACAGGAACAGCCACGAGGCTGACAGCACCTCCCAGGCCCATGGCAACGCCAGCAGCAGTGTGGAAAACCAAGCTGCTGATGTTGTCGACACTGCCACACGTGCCGAGGCTGAGGTGGACTCTGCCGTGCCGTCTCCCCCGCCCACAGCCGAGGTGGACCACTctgcaccagcagcagcagcggtggaAAGCCCGTCCCCCTCCAACAGTTCCTCGGTGTACTCCACCTCTGACGCTGCTGCTGCACCTGCAGCCCACACTACCTCGgagaccccctccccctccactgccaccaccaccaccaccaactccatcaccaccaccacctccaccaccaatgcCACCACCAATCACAGCACCAATGGTGTGTCAGAATCACCTGATTCTGAGACACCTGATCCTGCTTCAGCCCCAGACACGCCTCAGGATACAGACACAGAGAATGCGGCCACAgcagccacctccaccaccagcagtggcagtggcagcagcagcagcagcagcagcatgccCCAGGCGGCACCCAGTGAGGGGGCTGAGCAGGAGGGCGCGGCAGCTCAGTCCTGTGACAAGCGGACCTTAGCCAGTATTAGTTGCTCAAGCTCGCGTCCCAGTGAGCCCGACCACCAACCAACGGAAGAAGAATAG